A genome region from Cognatishimia activa includes the following:
- a CDS encoding crotonase/enoyl-CoA hydratase family protein, whose product MSRVSVEISDHIAHVTLTRGDKMNALDQAMLEAIVEAGEGLIGNRDVRCVVLLGEGDAFCAGLDVMSFAGFAGKDPEALLVPREFGQSNLFQRVCTVWRDIEVPVIAALHGVCFGGGMQIALGADMRIAAPATKLAVMEMKWGLVPDMGGMAILPKLMRSDEMRKLIYTAAPIEAEDAQRMGLVTEVTADPLARAMELAGEIAGKSPTAIRTAKALVAFAESGASEGEVLLEESRAQASLIGKPEQMEVVMANMQKRAPKF is encoded by the coding sequence ATGTCCCGCGTTTCTGTCGAAATTTCTGATCATATCGCTCATGTCACCCTGACCCGCGGCGACAAGATGAACGCGTTGGATCAGGCGATGCTAGAGGCGATTGTTGAGGCCGGTGAAGGGCTGATCGGAAATCGCGACGTGCGGTGTGTCGTGCTGTTAGGCGAAGGCGATGCCTTTTGCGCGGGGCTTGACGTCATGAGCTTTGCAGGCTTTGCGGGCAAAGACCCCGAGGCCCTTTTGGTGCCACGAGAGTTTGGGCAGTCCAACTTGTTTCAACGGGTCTGTACGGTCTGGCGCGACATTGAGGTGCCGGTGATCGCTGCGCTTCATGGGGTCTGTTTTGGGGGTGGTATGCAAATCGCTTTGGGCGCGGATATGCGCATTGCGGCGCCTGCAACGAAACTTGCGGTGATGGAGATGAAATGGGGCTTGGTTCCCGACATGGGCGGCATGGCGATCCTGCCCAAGCTGATGCGCTCTGATGAGATGCGGAAACTGATTTATACGGCAGCGCCCATCGAGGCCGAAGACGCACAACGCATGGGGTTGGTGACAGAGGTCACCGCCGACCCACTGGCGCGGGCTATGGAATTGGCAGGCGAGATCGCAGGGAAAAGCCCAACAGCGATCCGCACTGCGAAGGCTTTGGTGGCATTCGCAGAGAGTGGGGCCTCTGAGGGTGAGGTTTTGCTGGAAGAAAGCCGCGCTCAGGCCAGCTTGATTGGCAAGCCTGAGCAGATGGAAGTCGTCATGGCCAATATGCAGAAACGCGCGCCGAAGTTCTGA